In Campylobacter mucosalis, a single window of DNA contains:
- a CDS encoding tetratricopeptide repeat protein, producing MNKILAVLLYPFFLFGFTLSINSGAENGKPYSILTLSDEREFECVEQILAYDTKRYACMFDDDGMVNIDDVDLALMDIRYKKQDGKLFVVILPKVHSRLINLDTKLYENRSVFKDNSRISKKFSILVDSNLKEFDENAQNGVNFAPKFDDMLLPSIGALDFSRAPIEGMDSNDIDLYISIKKAYDAGFYPRVLEDSTSAISRHPNSIFASEFLLYRLRAMSKILESNENNDDGIGYENIVTEGKAWMRKFTADENYPEVLYVVGRAYLKQSMLSDAKYIMDMLSSEYSNSNFSKLSMLEYADEIYKNSKVKEAVKLYEDVLYSAKDIDIASRAALSLTDASIDKNKVNEARDYIIKILNANSKFFLANEQKAMELANTFANNQVPQIAAKIYEIIVDKGDKKGENYEVALKNLGELLVQMKDVDRAYSYLQRYKSEFKYGEYTAQVQTALDKLFFERSDDNSTALHQYYAELMQRYENGEIGVKALLGELELSYKEKKYPDVLRFTSNVKDLNLTRGFELLNLSALMLAKQGIKANDCQVVINLIEAYDVNILELPQFKLHDCFKRTSRFERALNLAQAHINDENLEDRIEWLVKLSSDLRQLKRFEESVKVANDALSLGVSTPYSDPSPVLFDRFYSLLKLDKFGDAIRTLGAIEELRGQDFKIIEVYDTIAKYAFAKNDYANTTTYAKKALSLANKARIDTFTPELNFLYATASLKMENLNDALDEAKYILSLKLNPNQRARALNLISNVYITQKRPELAVSYLKECVSSNIQSEHKSLCEASLKMIQP from the coding sequence ATGAATAAAATTTTAGCCGTTTTACTATACCCATTTTTTTTATTTGGTTTTACTCTATCGATAAATAGTGGGGCAGAAAACGGCAAACCATACAGCATTCTAACACTTAGTGACGAGCGTGAGTTTGAGTGCGTTGAGCAAATTTTAGCTTATGATACCAAGCGATATGCATGTATGTTTGATGATGACGGTATGGTAAATATCGACGATGTCGACCTTGCTTTAATGGATATAAGATACAAAAAGCAAGATGGTAAACTATTTGTAGTGATTTTACCAAAGGTGCATTCAAGACTTATAAATTTAGATACAAAGCTTTATGAAAATAGAAGTGTTTTTAAAGACAACTCTAGAATTTCAAAGAAATTTAGCATTTTAGTCGACTCAAATTTAAAAGAATTTGATGAAAATGCTCAAAATGGTGTAAATTTTGCCCCGAAATTTGATGATATGCTTTTGCCTAGTATTGGGGCTTTAGACTTTAGCAGGGCACCGATTGAGGGCATGGATAGCAATGACATAGACCTTTATATTAGCATTAAAAAGGCGTATGATGCTGGGTTTTACCCGCGTGTTTTAGAGGATAGCACGAGTGCGATTAGTCGTCACCCAAATAGCATTTTTGCCAGTGAGTTTTTGCTCTATCGTTTAAGGGCGATGAGTAAAATTTTAGAGTCAAATGAAAACAACGATGACGGCATAGGATATGAAAATATCGTAACCGAGGGCAAGGCTTGGATGCGAAAATTTACCGCTGATGAGAACTACCCCGAAGTGCTTTATGTGGTTGGCAGGGCTTATTTAAAGCAGAGTATGCTAAGTGACGCAAAGTATATAATGGATATGCTCTCTAGCGAGTATTCTAACTCAAATTTTAGCAAACTTAGTATGCTTGAGTATGCTGATGAGATTTATAAAAACTCAAAGGTAAAAGAGGCTGTTAAACTTTACGAAGATGTCCTTTATAGCGCTAAGGATATCGACATAGCAAGTCGCGCAGCACTTAGCCTTACTGACGCTAGTATAGATAAAAATAAGGTTAATGAAGCTAGGGATTATATTATTAAAATTTTAAATGCAAACTCAAAATTTTTCCTAGCAAATGAGCAAAAAGCAATGGAGTTAGCAAACACCTTTGCTAATAACCAAGTCCCGCAAATCGCTGCTAAAATTTATGAAATCATCGTAGATAAGGGCGATAAAAAGGGCGAGAATTACGAGGTTGCGCTTAAAAATTTGGGCGAGTTGCTAGTGCAAATGAAGGATGTTGATAGGGCGTATTCTTACCTGCAAAGGTATAAAAGTGAGTTTAAATACGGCGAATATACAGCCCAGGTGCAAACTGCCCTAGATAAGCTATTTTTTGAGCGTAGTGATGATAACTCAACCGCGCTTCATCAGTATTATGCCGAGCTTATGCAACGATATGAAAATGGCGAAATAGGCGTTAAAGCCTTGCTTGGCGAACTTGAGCTTAGCTATAAAGAGAAAAAATATCCAGATGTGCTAAGATTTACAAGCAATGTTAAGGATTTAAATCTTACAAGGGGCTTTGAGCTTTTAAATTTGTCCGCCCTAATGCTTGCTAAGCAGGGCATAAAGGCAAATGATTGCCAGGTTGTGATAAATTTGATCGAGGCTTATGATGTCAATATTTTAGAGTTACCGCAGTTTAAACTGCACGACTGCTTTAAACGCACATCAAGATTTGAGAGGGCTTTAAATTTAGCCCAAGCCCACATAAATGATGAAAATTTAGAGGACCGTATAGAGTGGTTAGTTAAGCTCTCTAGCGATTTAAGGCAACTAAAACGATTTGAAGAGAGCGTCAAAGTCGCAAATGACGCACTATCTTTGGGTGTAAGTACGCCTTATTCTGACCCCTCGCCTGTACTTTTTGATAGGTTTTACTCTCTTTTAAAGCTTGATAAATTTGGTGATGCAATAAGGACGCTAGGGGCTATTGAGGAGCTTAGGGGGCAGGATTTTAAAATCATCGAAGTCTATGATACAATCGCTAAATACGCATTTGCAAAAAATGACTACGCAAACACAACAACCTATGCAAAAAAGGCTTTAAGCTTAGCAAATAAAGCAAGAATCGACACATTTACGCCGGAGTTAAATTTCTTATACGCCACAGCTTCTTTAAAAATGGAAAATTTAAATGACGCACTTGATGAGGCAAAGTATATATTAAGCCTAAAGCTAAACCCAAATCAAAGGGCAAGAGCCTTAAACCTTATATCAAACGTTTATATAACGCAAAAGCGTCCAGAACTAGCTGTATCATATCTAAAAGAGTGTGTTTCATCAAACATACAAAGCGAACACAAATCACTTTGTGAAGCCTCTTTAAAAATGATACAGCCTTAA